In a single window of the Schistocerca americana isolate TAMUIC-IGC-003095 chromosome X, iqSchAmer2.1, whole genome shotgun sequence genome:
- the LOC124555011 gene encoding dnaJ homolog subfamily C member 21 translates to MKCHYEVLGVPRDASFEEIKKSYRTLALKWHPDKNPDNVVEAREEFLLVQQAYEVLGDPAERKWYDKNRESILKGGRDGDYKDESLDVFQYFTSSCFKGYGDDEDGFYSVYRKVFEKIAAEDTESVSESELNIPTFGDSNSNYEDVVHPFYAYWQSYSTKKSYAWLNVFDTRQATNKRVFRAMEKENKKVRDKARKARNEEVQQLVAFVRKRDKRVKAHVEFLKQKSEDNARKAKEYRIKQVKNRFKEMQELAGPLHDLSISTMEELNAIEVEVAAMFDERPEEVDDDDDGLYCFVCQKLFKSEKSFANHENSKKHKENLELMKEQGMFPESDEKGSVYEETGASAVDSSSMISADQTSTSSSDNDSDSGGSDDGIGKQADNSDMSGSFCQQLKNTQTAEASTDDCASSSDTEDSLKIITHLHKSKTHRKLLEDYESSDELNIDIMRPNTKKSYKCRGTDTQCTKENDDKTNTLIEDADQTSVKSLGLDADEESISGKVAAKNRKKRRKQTKNTKKSVNQVDFVTQKNEDCINSQKSKCLTAINCSDKGVNKIVEHDHSKKNVAEKQSKKQKKNVKVLGVDKINGTESTLKTEKNKQFERQSKRSKKKTALEGYNTGQNRETDDIPTVKLKTLEDGGTNKCSKKRAKNKCVVEERYFVNQNCDVGSPS, encoded by the coding sequence ATGAAATGTCATTACGAAGTACTAGGAGTGCCAAGGGATGCATCCTTCGAGGAGATAAAGAAGTCTTACAGGACATTAGCTCTCAAATGGCATCCGGACAAGAATCCTGATAATGTGGTGGAAGCAAGGGAAGAGTTCCTGTTAGTGCAGCAAGCTTATGAAGTTTTAGGTGATCCTGCAGAGAGAAAGTGGTATGATAAGAACAGGGAATCAATTTTGAAGGGGGGTAGAGATGGAGATTATAAGGATGAAAGCCTTGATGTCTTTCAGTATTTCACATCATCATGTTTTAAAGGTTACGGTGATGATGAAGACGGGTTTTATTCTGTATATcggaaagtttttgaaaaaattgcAGCAGAAGATACTGAATCTGTGTCAGAAAGTGAGCTGAACATACCAACATTTGGAGATTCCAACAGCAACTATGAAGATGTTGTCCATCCATTTTATGCATACTGGCAAAGTTACTCAACCAAGAAATCATATGCTTGGCTGAATGTATTTGATACTCGTCAGGCGACAAACAAGCGTGTGTTTCGTGCAATGGAAAAGGAAAATAAGAAGGTAAGGGACAAAGCTCGCAAGGCAAGAAATGAAGAAGTTCAACAGTTAGTAGCATTTGTTCGAAAGAGAGATAAACGTGTGAAGGCGCATGTGGAATTTCtgaaacaaaaatctgaagataatgCTAGGAAAGCGAAAGAGTATAGAATCAAGCAAGTGAAGAACCGTTTCAAAGAAATGCAAGAACTTGCTGGACCTCTTCATGATCTGAGTATATCCACAATGGAGGAACTGAATGCAATTGAAGTGGAAGTAGCTGCAATGTTTGATGAGCGTCCTGAAGAagttgatgatgacgacgacggacTATACTGttttgtttgccaaaaactcttcaaatcAGAAAAATCTTTTGCAAATCATGAGAATTCAAAGAAGCATAAGGAAAATTTGGAACTTATGAAAGAGCAAGGTATGTTTCCAGAGTCCGATGAGAAAGGAAGTGTTTATGAGGAAACTGGAGCTAGTGCAGTGGATTCTAGTAGCATGATTTCTGCTGATCAAACTAGCACAAGTAGTAGTGATAATGATAGTGACAGTGGTGGCAGTGATGATGGCATAGGAAAACAAGCAGATAATAGTGACATGTCAGGATCCTTTTGTCAGCAGCtcaaaaacacacaaactgcagaAGCTAGCACTGATGACTGTGCCAGCAGTTCAGACACTGAAGATAGTTTAAAAATCATCACACACTTGCATAAAAGTAAGACACATAGGAAACTACTTGAAGACTATGAGAGCTCTGATGAactaaacatagacattatgagaCCTAATACAAAAAAATCATACAAGTGTAGAGGAACAGATACCCAGTGTACAAAGGAAAATGATGATAAAACAAATACATTAATAGAAGATGCTGATCAGACTTCTGTGAAATCTTTAGGCCTTGATGCAGATGAGGAAAGTATTTCTGGTAAGGTTGCAgcaaaaaataggaaaaaaagaaggaaacagaCAAAAAATACCAAAAAGTCTGTTAATCAAGTGGATTTTGTAACTCAGAAAAATGAAGACTGTATTAATTCACAAAAGTCAAAGTGCCTTACTGCTATAAATTGTTCTGATAAAGGTGTAAATAAAATTGTTGAACATGATCATAGTAAGAAAAATGTTGCAGAGAAGCAgtcaaaaaaacagaaaaagaatgttAAGGTATTGGGTGTTGACAAAATAAATGGTACTGAATCAAcactgaaaactgaaaaaaataaacaatttgAGAGACAGTCCAAAAGATCTAAGAAGAAAACTGCTTTGGAAGGATATAACACAGGACAAAACCGGGAGACTGACGACATACCAACTGTGAAATTGAAGACTCTAGAGGATGGTGGCACGAACAAATGTTCCAAAAAACGGGCAAAAAATAAGtgtgttgttgaagaaagatactTTGTGAACCAAAACTGTGATGTAGGGAGCCCATCATGA